In the Telopea speciosissima isolate NSW1024214 ecotype Mountain lineage chromosome 2, Tspe_v1, whole genome shotgun sequence genome, one interval contains:
- the LOC122650595 gene encoding secreted RxLR effector protein 161-like: MLKKFMVEDSKPVGTLMLVGCKLSSSDESPSVDQTQYRSMIGSLLYLTASRPDILQPVCLVARFQANPKETHLLAVKRIFRYLKGSTEYGLWYPKIEKFTLTAFSDVDWAGSNDDKKSTSGGAFYLGKSLVAWHSKKQESVSLSTAEAEYIATVASYT; this comes from the coding sequence ATGTTAAAGAAATTCATGGTGGAGGATAGCAAACCAGTGGGAACACTTATGCTAGTAGGTTGCAAGTTGAGTTCCAGTGATGAGTCACCCTCAGTTGATCAGACTCAGTACAGATCCATGATTGGGAGTCTTTTGTACCTAACAGCATCAAGACCTGATATTCTACAGCCAGTGTGTCTAGTAGCTAGATTCCAGGCTAACCCAAAGGAAACACATCTGCTAGCAGTGAAGAGGATTTTCAGGTATTTGAAAGGGTCAACGGAGTATGGATTATGGTATCCTAAGATTGAAAAGTTCACTCTCACAGCCTTCTCCGATGTAGATTGGGCTGGTAGCAATGATGATAAGAAGAGCACCAGTGGAGGGGCATTCTACTTGGGGAAGAGTTTGGTTGCTTGGCATAGTAAGAAGCAGGAGTCAGTGTCATTATCTACAGCAGAGGCTGAGTACATAGCAACTGTAGCCAGTTATACTTAA